A window of the Ostrea edulis chromosome 1, xbOstEdul1.1, whole genome shotgun sequence genome harbors these coding sequences:
- the LOC125682049 gene encoding 28S ribosomal protein S17, mitochondrial-like, with the protein MPLRLSFAKEKLRYYKDLPKSILIQQNAEIRVPERPVKAIFAGTVMKRSVGAPETLKVRVLKMKLDKYITKYYYKRMDYWVLEKDLNAKIGDLVLIRLMDEPYTPRVKFEIYKHLHQLGEMICPVTGRGVRGLEYVDPTRTDHIGNFPEKWQNNVMHNTMVQQMRLTELGQELDEDTDQIEDFDGETEV; encoded by the exons ATGCCTTTGCGGTTAAGTTTCGCAAAAGAAAAACTCAGATATTACAAAGATCTCCCTAAGAGCATATTGATACAACAGAATGCTGAAATTAGAGTACCCGAAAGGCCAGTGAAAGCAATTTTTGCAGGAACGGTCATGAAAAGAAGTGTTGGGGCACCAGAAACATTAAAAGTCAGAGTTTTAAAGATGAagcttgataaatatattacaaAG tATTATTATAAAAGGATGGACTATTGGGTGTTAGAAAAGGATTTGAATGCCAAGATAGGAGACCTAGTTCTTATTCGTCTAATGGATGAACCTTACACACCACGtgtaaagtttgaaatttacaagCACTTGCATCAGCTGGGTGAAATGATTTGTCCAGTAACTGGACGTGGAGTGAGAGGACTTGAATATGTTGATCCAACTAGAACTGACCACATTGGTAATTTCCCAGAGAAGTGGCAAAATAATGTAATGCACAATACCATGGTACAACAGATGAGATTGACGGAGCTTGGGCAAGAGTTAGATGAAGACACAGACCAAATAGAGGATTTTGATGGAGAAACAGAAGTTTAG
- the LOC125682043 gene encoding charged multivesicular body protein 1a-like: MDDTLFQLRFTTKQLERLAKKSEKEQRKEEAKVRKAIAQKNIEGARIYAENAIRKKNEGLNYLRFAARVDGVSARVQTAVAMKGIAKQMEGVTKALDKAMSSMDLEKVEQIMGKFEKQFEDMDVRTSTLENSMSSATTLSTPQSEVESLMQQIASENDLDITDQLKELNPTTASIREDGEKKKEDDLSRRLQALRH; encoded by the exons ATGGATG atACACTTTTTCAGTTAAGA ttcacaACGAAACAACTTGAAAGGCTAGCTAAGAAATCTGAAAAAGAACAGAGAAAAGAAGAGGCCAAAGTGAGAAAG GCTATTGCTCAAAAAAACATTGAAGGAGCAAGGATCTATGCAGAAAATGCCATTAGGAAAAAGAATGAAGGTCTGAACTATTTGCGATTTGCAGCTAGAGTGGATGGAGTATCAGCACGAGTCCAGACAGCAGTAGCAATGAAAGGA atTGCAAAGCAAATGGAAGGAGTAACAAAAGCATTAGACAAAGCTATGTCATCTATGGATTTAGAAAAG GTTGAACAAATAATGGGGAAGTTCGAGAAGCAGTTTGAAGACATGGATGTGAGGACATCA ACATTGGAGAATTCCATGAGTTCCGCCACCACACTGTCCACCCCTCAGAGTGAGGTCGAGTCTCTGATGCAACAGATAGCGTCAGAAAATGACCTTGACATCACCGATCAACTCAAGGAACTTAACCCCACCACAGCCTCTATACGAGAGGATGGAGAAAAGAAGAAAGAGGATGATCTTTCCAGGAG GTTACAAGCCCTCCGACATTGA
- the LOC125682001 gene encoding poly [ADP-ribose] polymerase tankyrase-2-like, with product MNIMPNKIIMEDDYFLLESVKSGKEKQVRSILSSGNYRNEAFVDGFGRTALHWAAEYGYTNIVYLLVENKWDYNATDNKSQSPLHIACNHYGSDIASYLITCGCDVNVLDNVGNSPLQRAIHTNLEDVVYLICERGANINSKTKNDWTALHEAIRVGNENIVRRLIKGGADVNAVTQYKATPFSTAIFYYRISQRHAYSCLDSIAKMLVDNGSRLSQCDGQWSPLMSSISLGNSYIAGLLLYNGCQIPDQDQYGRSPLVDAFTRCDPTVVKLMVLCGYQLTIDEVEQCNRRIPTFSRSFRRLAFSGIDTSTNGVQMMTWLRNRAHNPTPLSDICRFSIRQSLNKGSRDSSILKNIRKLILPTCLKEYIALDEFSHVC from the coding sequence atgaatataatgCCCAACAAGATCATTATGGAAGATGACTATTTTCTGCTGGAGTCCGTTAAATCCGGTAAAGAAAAACAGGTTCGGTCCATTTTATCCAGTGGGAATTATAGGAATGAGGCCTTCGTTGATGGGTTTGGCCGTACGGCGCTCCACTGGGCAGCCGAGTACGGCTACACAAATATTGTGTACTTACTGGTGGAAAACAAGTGGGATTATAACGCCACAGACAACAAATCACAGTCCCCGTTACACATAGCTTGTAACCACTACGGCAGTGACATTGCGTCATACCTGATCACGTGTGGATGTGACGTCAACGTTTTGGACAATGTCGGAAACAGCCCATTACAAAGGGCAATTCACACAAATTTGGAAGACGTCGTTTATCTTATATGTGAACGTGGGGCTAATATAAACTCCAAAACCAAAAATGACTGGACAGCTCTTCATGAAGCAATACGGGTTGGAAATGAGAATATCGTGCGTCGATTGATCAAAGGTGGCGCTGATGTCAACGCCGTCACCCAGTACAAAGCAACACCGTTTTCTACAGCGATTTTCTACTACCGTATATCTCAGAGACATGCATACAGCTGTCTGGACTCCATTGCTAAAATGTTGGTGGACAACGGTAGTCGACTAAGCCAATGTGACGGTCAGTGGTCTCCGTTAATGTCTTCTATATCTCTTGGAAACAGTTACATCGCGGGATTACTGTTATATAATGGCTGCCAGATTCCTGACCAGGATCAGTACGGACGATCTCCCCTCGTCGACGCTTTCACAAGGTGTGACCCAACTGTTGTTAAGTTGATGGTCTTATGTGGGTACCAGTTAACCATTGATGAAGTGGAACAGTGCAATAGACGTATTCCTACATTCTCGAGGTCTTTCAGACGTTTAGCTTTCTCAGGGATAGATACCTCAACAAATGGCGTCCAGATGATGACATGGCTAAGGAACCGTGCCCACAACCCAACCCCACTTTCAGATATCTGTAGATTCAGTATTCGACAATCGCTCAACAAAGGTTCAAGAGACAGCTCGATTTTAAAGAATATCAGAAAGCTTATCCTTCCAACTTGTTTGAAAGAGTATATTGCCTTAGATGAATTCAGTCATgtctgttaa
- the LOC125682059 gene encoding uncharacterized protein LOC125682059, producing the protein MKIFVLVSLFAVGYCHICLLSPPQRGTMTGINSPGAKDCILTTAPCGGRQPTRDATFYGRGENITVTFMKNLDHYNKTSPGKFVISLSEREGTTPKVLATVPDGGEPSLHIYTVKVRAPMEPPNTMHYLQVTYEPNNAQAPKTFYQCADVGFEPRNGSE; encoded by the coding sequence ATGAAGATTTTTGTGCTTGTGTCGCTTTTTGCAGTAGGGTATTGCCACATCTGTCTCCTTAGTCCTCCCCAGAGAGGTACCATGACGGGGATTAATTCTCCCGGGGCTAAGGACTGTATCCTGACCACAGCCCCGTGCGGAGGACGCCAGCCAACGCGTGACGCTACCTTCTACGGACGCGGCGAAAACATCACCGTTACATTCATGAAGAACTTGGACCATTACAACAAAACAAGTCCTGGAAAGTTCGTGATTTCTCTTAGTGAGCGTGAAGGTACCACTCCAAAAGTCTTGGCCACTGTTCCTGACGGAGGTGAACCCTCTCTCCATATCTACACGGTGAAAGTTCGCGCCCCAATGGAACCACCTAACACCATGCATTACCTGCAGGTTACTTACGAACCTAACAACGCCCAGGCGCCCAAAACATTTTACCAGTGCGCAGACGTAGGATTCGAACCTAGGAATGGATCCGAGTGA